From Kineosporia succinea, the proteins below share one genomic window:
- the trmB gene encoding tRNA (guanosine(46)-N7)-methyltransferase TrmB, which yields MTETPTPAPAVPTYKLRRGRMGAVRREAMATHLHRFELPAGSEPIDLAGLFGAGTPVVLEIGFGSGDSTTSMAAADPGTGVLAADVHTPGVARLVVALVAAEVENVRVLNGDGEQLLRERIPSGSLAGVRVFFPDPWPKARHHKRRLVTPRFAALVADRLAPGGLLHCATDWEPYAEQMGEVLAAEPAFELEGGGAVGRPQWRPVTRYEARGLEKGHRVADFLARRRG from the coding sequence GTGACCGAGACGCCCACCCCTGCTCCTGCTGTTCCCACCTACAAGCTGCGCCGTGGGCGCATGGGCGCGGTCCGGCGGGAGGCGATGGCCACGCACCTGCACCGGTTCGAGCTGCCGGCCGGGAGCGAGCCGATCGACCTGGCGGGGCTGTTCGGGGCGGGGACGCCGGTGGTGCTGGAGATCGGGTTCGGCTCGGGTGACAGCACGACGAGCATGGCGGCCGCCGACCCGGGTACCGGGGTGCTGGCGGCCGACGTGCACACGCCGGGGGTGGCCCGGCTCGTGGTGGCGCTGGTCGCGGCCGAGGTGGAGAACGTGCGGGTGCTCAACGGCGACGGTGAGCAGCTCCTGCGTGAGCGCATCCCGTCGGGGAGCCTGGCCGGGGTGCGGGTGTTCTTCCCGGACCCCTGGCCGAAGGCCCGGCACCACAAGCGCCGCCTGGTCACGCCCCGGTTCGCGGCGCTCGTCGCCGACCGGCTGGCCCCCGGCGGGCTGCTGCACTGCGCCACCGACTGGGAGCCGTACGCCGAGCAGATGGGCGAGGTGCTCGCGGCCGAGCCGGCGTTCGAACTGGAGGGTGGCGGGGCGGTGGGCCGTCCGCAGTGGCGGCCGGTGACCCGCTACGAGGCCCGGGGCCTGGAGAAGGGACACCGCGTGGCGGACTTCCTGGCCCGCCGCCGCGGCTGA
- a CDS encoding helix-turn-helix domain-containing protein, whose amino-acid sequence MLAPVTSLEDLVRLRRARDLIDRRYDEPLDVAALARFALMSPGHFSRSFKAAFGESPYSYLMTRRIERAMALLRRGDLSVTEVCFAVGASSLGTFSTRFTELVGESPSAYRARDHSETAGVAPCVARIHSRPVRRSSSRGA is encoded by the coding sequence ATGCTGGCGCCTGTGACGTCGCTGGAGGACCTGGTTCGGCTACGCCGCGCCCGTGACCTGATCGACCGCCGGTACGACGAGCCGCTCGACGTCGCGGCACTGGCCCGGTTCGCGCTGATGTCGCCCGGGCACTTCTCACGCAGTTTCAAGGCCGCGTTCGGGGAGTCGCCGTACAGCTACCTGATGACGCGCCGGATCGAGCGGGCCATGGCCCTGCTGCGACGGGGCGACCTGAGCGTCACCGAGGTGTGTTTCGCGGTCGGGGCGTCGTCGCTGGGCACGTTCAGCACGCGGTTCACCGAGCTGGTGGGCGAGAGCCCCAGCGCCTACCGGGCACGCGATCACAGCGAGACCGCGGGGGTCGCGCCGTGCGTGGCGCGCATCCACTCGCGGCCGGTGCGGCGCTCGTCCTCCCGGGGTGCCTGA
- a CDS encoding VOC family protein gives MDITIHQSFLPHLDPEASLAFYRDLLGFEVRLDVGYESMRWLTVGPAGQADTAIVLYPPSAAPDVTDEEKRVIAEMMAKGTYASINLATKDLDGAFEKIQAGDADIVQEPTDQPYGVRDAAFRDPAGNLIRMQQVS, from the coding sequence ATGGACATCACCATTCACCAGAGCTTCCTGCCGCACCTCGACCCGGAGGCCTCGCTGGCCTTCTACCGGGACCTGCTGGGCTTCGAGGTCCGGCTCGACGTCGGCTACGAGAGCATGCGCTGGCTCACCGTCGGCCCGGCCGGCCAGGCCGACACCGCGATCGTGCTCTACCCGCCCTCGGCCGCGCCCGACGTCACCGACGAGGAGAAGCGCGTCATCGCCGAGATGATGGCGAAGGGCACCTACGCGAGCATCAACCTGGCCACGAAGGACCTCGACGGTGCGTTCGAGAAGATCCAGGCCGGTGACGCCGACATCGTGCAGGAGCCCACCGACCAGCCCTACGGGGTGCGCGACGCCGCGTTCCGCGACCCGGCCGGCAACCTGATCCGCATGCAGCAGGTCTCCTGA